The Patescibacteria group bacterium genome segment CTATAAAGGCGATGCGATCGCGATTATCTTTAGCTAGTCTGACATTGTGGATTAAAGGAGGGGGCAGGATATTTTTGCCCGCTATATCAGTAGGTTGGAAAGGATTGAGATAGAGGCATTTAACAACCTTTCGTCCAGCTAAAGCATAACGAGGACAATTTCTTAGTGGAGCTATTTCCCATATTTCTAAGCCGGCTGTGAGAGTAACCTTAGTTAATCCGCAAATGACGGTGAAGGCTTGCATTTGGCGCCCTCCTTTTTATGATTTCAAAGTGATTTTTCAGACGCTTTATTATAACCCAGTAAATTTAGTTAATCCAATATAGTAAAAACTACCGTCAGGTGACATTAGAGTTAATTATTGGTGGGCGAAACCCGATTTTTCTTTTTAAGCTACGAGATGGACAGGGAAGATTTGAAATGGTGCCCTGGGAGAGACTTGAACTCTCAATCCTTGCGGAACTAGCTCCTAAAGCTAGCGTGTATGCCATTTCACCACCAGGGCAAACTCAATTCCATTGTATTATATATAGCAAATAAGGATTTCTGTTGGTTGTCTAACCTACTAAACTTCTAACCTACTGGTTCGCTATATCGTGATCAGGTCTTTTAATTTAGCGTATTTGGTAGCCGAGATGCCGCTAACTTTCATCAAATCTTCTTTCTTTTTAAACGGACCCTTCTTGGTGCGGTAATCAATAATATATCCGGCGGTGACCGGGCCAATCCCCGGCAAGGTGTCTAATTCGGCCGAGTTGGCTGTGTTGATATTGACCGGCCCAGCCACAGCAGTGGTGCTACTGCTGGTGCTACCCGCCACGGAATAATTCACTTCCCCTTTGACGGGAATATAAATTTTCCCGTGGTTTTGCAATTCAGCCGCCCGGTTAACTGTGCGAGCCATTAGTTCTAAATCAGCCTGATCGGTCAACCCGCCGGCCTGTTTAATGGCATCTTCAATAATTTGCCCAGTGGTGAAATTGTAAACTCCCGGAGTTTGAACTGCTCCAGCGATATCAATCGTAACCTGTTCGCTGGCATTAGTAGTTTTAGTAGAAGAATTAGAATATTTAATAATGAAATAAGCGCCCAGAAGCAGGCTAATAGTCAAAATTATTCCTAAAGGTAAAGCGATTTTATCTAGAACTTTTCC includes the following:
- a CDS encoding helix-hairpin-helix domain-containing protein, producing the protein MQLDYGKVLDKIALPLGIILTISLLLGAYFIIKYSNSSTKTTNASEQVTIDIAGAVQTPGVYNFTTGQIIEDAIKQAGGLTDQADLELMARTVNRAAELQNHGKIYIPVKGEVNYSVAGSTSSSTTAVAGPVNINTANSAELDTLPGIGPVTAGYIIDYRTKKGPFKKKEDLMKVSGISATKYAKLKDLITI